A region of the Streptomyces sp. NBC_00442 genome:
CGCCGCTACAGCATCGGCCTGGAACCGGGCACGGCCCCCACGGTCCGGTCGGTGGCGGACCACCTCCTGAACGAAATCCTGCGCCCCTTCACGACACGCTGGCACCCCCTCCTCGCCGCCTGGGAAGCCCACCGCCCGCCGCACACCAGCCCACTCGACCACGAACGCGGCTGGGCCCACGCCGCCACGTTCCGCTCGGACCTGAACGCCCTGCGGGAGCCCCTCCAGGGCGTGGCGGCGTCCCTGGCGGAGATCTCCGGGGCGGAGTTCGGGATCTCGACGGGGGTCTGAGGGCGCGGGGATCGGCCCTCTCCACCTGCCGTGCCGAGCGCGGCGATCTCGTGGGCGCAGGAACGTCGCCGCCTCATCGCCCAGGCTCCGGCCGGGCGGACCCGGCGCGGGGTGTCACTCAGGCGGAATGAGTACCGGCACCCATGTGCCGCGGCGGGGCGTCTCCTAGCTTTCGAGCATGAGTGTTCAACGGTGTTTGCCCCAGCGGCCCTTGCCCGTCGGCTCCGGGTCGCTGGCGCTCGGCACGCTCGGTGTCGCCCTGTTCGGGTCTCCGTGGCTGCCGACGGCCCTGCCCCCCATGGTCCGCTACTTCCCGCTGTTCCTGACCGTCCCCGTGGGTATCTGCGCCATTCTGGACGGGATCAACTCCCTGCTCCCGGTGCGCGGCCTCGACGGTGTCCCACGGTGGCGGGCCCGGACCGGGATCGCACTGGGCGCGCTCGTCGTCACCGTCCCGGTCGCTCTCCTCGCCGTCGGCTACCTCATGCTGTCGCACGCGTACGCGCACGCCTACTGACCGACTCGGTCGCCGCCGGGCCGCGGGCGGTCGCGGTTTCAGAGCGCCGCCAGTGCGCTCACTACGCGTGCCGCTCCGTCTTCGCCGCGAAGAATCCGTGCGAGCCCGGCCGACCGGGCGCGGTACTGCCCGTCGTCCAGCGTCGTACGCAGCGCGCCGGCCAGCTCCGGTGCCGTGATGCGACGCGCGGGGAGGGTGGTGGGCGCCAGGCCCAGAGCGGTCAGGCGGCGGGCCCAGAAGTGCTGATCGATGGCGTGTGGTGCCGGCACGGCGGGGACTCCGGCTCGCAGGCCGGCGCCGGCGGTTCCGGGACCCGCATGGTGCACCAGGGCGCTCATGCGGGGGAAGAGCCAGTCGTGCGGGCACTCGTTGATGGTCAGGACGTCGTCACCGACGACGTTCAGCCCCTGCGCACCGATCTGTACCACCGCGCGTACGCCGAGCATGCGGATGGCTTCTTTGATGGTGGTGCTGAGGCGTTCGGCGCTGCCCGGTGAGGCGCTGCCGAACCCGAAGTACACGGGAGCGGGTCCCGAGGCGAGGAAATCGCGTAGGCGCTCGTCGGGGCTCCAGCGGGGGTCACGGGCCGGCCACCAGTACCCCACGCACGCGTGACCGTCCGGCAGCGGGATGCCCTTCGGCAACAGGGCGCCGCTGTATCCGTACAGGACGCGCCGGCCGCGCAGGACGGCACGGACGGTACGAGCGGTTCCGCGCCCCACGCCGAACTCTTGGCCGATCCAGGAAAGGGCCGGCGCGTACAGGGGACTCATAGCGGCGTGCACCAGCGTTTCGGCGATCCGGTATCCGTGGGGCGCCAAGCGGGGAGACGCGCTGAGCCGCGGCAGGAGCATTCCGGGTGCGACCGTGTAGACGCCGATGCAAGGCAGGTCTGCCGCGGCCGCGATCATGGCGCACACCGGGTGCGGCAGCGGGTGGGCGAGGATCGCGTCCACCCCCTCCCGGACCGCGTCGACGACTCCGCGGGCCATCACGTGGGCGATGTCCTGACCGTTGCGCGTCCTGCGCCGGAGCCTGGCCGGGCTCTGCCATCGGTCGAAACGGTCGGCGGCCAGCGCGGACTCCTCTTGCCCGGCCAGGGGAAGGACGCGGACCGGCAGGCCGTGCACGCGAAACGCGGGCGCGTGGCGTTCGGAGGTGGCGACCACGACCTCGTGTCGTGCGGCGACCAGTTGTACCGCCAAGCCCGCATAGGGGGCCACGTCACCGGTCGAGCCCCAGGTCACCAGCAGGATCCGCATGGGGCGAGTATGGGACATCGGGGCGCCCGATGGGACGCCAGGCATCCATGGGTCCCCTGCCATGCTCAAATGGATGAAATCGGCAGGAAATGCTGGGTTGGCCTCCGGGCCGCCGGTAGACAGGCCGGATGTCTCACACCATCCAAGCGGCAGATCACGAGCTGGAGTTCCGCGGGTTCCGGTATGTGGCCCGCACGGCCACGGCGGGAACCTCCGCCACCGAGCCGGTCGTTGTCCTGGGAGGCTCGTCGCAGGACCGCCACTCGTGGCTGCGGTACGAGCGGGTGCTCCTGTCGCACAGCAGCATGCTGACGCTGGAGCTGCCCGGATACGGGCAAGCCGATCCCCTCCCGGTCGAACACGGCATGGGCTTTCTCGCCGACGCCGTGCGCCACGCCGCGGACACGCTCTCGCTCGGACCGGTCAACGTGTTCGGAGCGTGCTTCGGGGCCTCCATCGCTCTGCGCCTGGCGCAGCAGCACCCGGACCGGGTCGCACGTCTGATGCTCGGTGGAACCGCCGTGGAGACCTCCCCCGAGTACATCGCCTCCGCGCACCGGTGGCGCCGCATGGTCGACGACGGCCTGATCGACGACCTGGCCCGGGACATGGTCCAGCAGTTCATGTCCCCGCCCGACCACGGTTTCGTCCGGCGCCGAGCCGCCGTGGCACGCCTGATGCAGCAGCGGTTCGCTCATCTCACGGAGCGGGAACTCGCCATGGACATCACCCACCACGAGCGTCTCCTGTCGCATCCGTGGAGCGTGCCCGAGCCGACTGTCACCACTCCCGCCCTGGTGTTCACCGGGGAACACGACACCATTACGCCGCCTCCCGTGGGACGGCGCGTCGCCGAGGGGCTCGGAGCCCGGTTCGCCACCATCAAGGACTCCGACCACCTGGTACAGATCGAGCGCGACACGGACCTGGCCGATCTGATGGCCCGCTTCTTCACCGACCAGCCCCTTGACGACCTCCCCTACCTCAACCCGGTCGAGTGTTTCGCCACCGCCACCGCCGTCGCATGACGCCGGCTTGTCCCATGCGCTTCGGAGGACCCATGCACATCGACCTCGTCCCCTTCCTGACCGGAAACCTCGGGCTCAAGGCGCACTCGATCGGACCTGGGGCCACTCTGGAGGAAGCCGGCATTGATTCGCTGGCGGTGGTCGAGTTGGCGGTGATGCTGGAGAACGACTACGGGGTCGTCATCGATGAGGACGAGCTGTCATCCGTACCCTCGGTCGCGGCCCTCAACGAGTTGGTGTACGAACGAGTGGCGTCGAGGACGGCGGGAGCCTCCTCGGGGCGAGGAACCGCCAAGGACTCCGGCGGACCGCAGTAGGCAAGGCCGTTCAAGCTGTCATCGGTCAGGAACCGCGTGACCACGTCGGCGAACTCGGCTTCCCGCTCGTTGTGCACCATGTGGCCCGCTGCCCGTACGTACATGAACACGGAACCGTCAATCAGCGCAGCGACCTTGCGCCCGTCGGAAGGCGGCGTGACGCGATCCTTCTGACCCGTCAGCACGAGGGTACGAACCCCCCGGATCTCCTGAGCGGGCAGCAAATCTCTGCCGATCAGCAGGGTCCGGTTGTAGTTGATGAAGTTGCCCAGAACGTGTCCGGGCAGGGCGACCACCCTGCGGGCCAGCGCACGGGCGACGACCTGACGCGTCACCGGCGTGGCAGCGGTGGAGGATGCCAGGAAGATGTTGACCAGGGCCCGCGCCTGTTCCTTGGCCTGCCTACTCCCCTTTCCCCCCGCTGGAGCATTGCTCAGTTGCCCGGCCAAACGCTCCACGGACAGGAGAGTTTCGTTCGCCTCCGGGCACAAGCGCGGTGAAGCACCCAGGAGCAGAAGGCGCGCCACTCGCTCGGGGGCCCGCTGTGCCATCCGGTAGGCCGTCGGAGCGCCGGCCGAGGTGCCGAGAAGGTTGCAGCGGGAGATGCCGAGAGCGTCCAGCGTGTTGATCGCCGCGCCGGTCAGGTGCTCCCAGGTCAGTCCCCCCGGCACCGCTTCCGAGTCGCCGACCCCTGGCGGCTCCAGGAAGACGATCATCTGCCGGTCGGCCAGCCTCTGTTCGAGGCGCGGCCATGAATGGAGGGCATGGATCGACCCTCCGAGGATGAAGAGCGGCTCGCTCATCGAGCCGCCGTCCGGAATCAGAATTCGGCAGGTGTACCGCCCGCCTCTCCATACGAGCGAGCGGGTCTCTTCCACCGCATCCGCAAAGGGAACTCGTCCGCTCTTGATCACAATGGCGTCCACGACGGACTAACTACCTCGCTGACCGCGAAGATGTGCCGCCATCGTGCTTCTCCCGGCATGATCGAACGCCGCTGGGGCCGGATCGTGAACATCGGCAGCGTCAACGCCCGTGCCGGCCGCACCGACCTCGTCGCCTACAGCACCGCCACGGCGGGCCTCCTTGGCCGGGCCCGCTCCCTGGCCCGCGACTCGGCCCGTACGGCATCTGCGTCAACACCGTCCTGCCCGGCACCATCCAGGTGGTAGCTGAGACCGCCATCCCTGCGTTTCACCGAGCCCGCCCGGAAGACCGGATCAACCGCCAGTGCGTCCCGCGGCATGGATGCCCCGAAGATGTGGCGGACCTCCAGTCAACAAGCAAGGAGACAGAGCGAAATGATCGAACGAGTCCGAGCCGTCCTCGTCACCGCGGACGACACGATGCTGGTCATCCGCCGCACCAGGCCCGGAATCCCCGTGTACTGGGTGCTGCCCGGCGGCGGGGTCGAGGAGAGCGACGATTCCCGGGAGGCCGCACTCCATCGGGAGATCCACGAGGAGATCGCGGGGAAGGCCGACATCGTCCGCCTCCTACACACGATGGAGTCCGACGAAGAGCGTCGGCTCTTCTACCTCGCCCGCATCGCGACCTGGTCCTTCGAAGACCGCACCGGCCCCGAATTCAGCGCCGAGGGACGCGGCGAATACGCACTGGAGGAAATCCCGCTGACCGCGGAGGGACTCGACAGCATCGATCTCAAGCCCGAGCAGATCGTCCACGTCCTGCGAGGTGCCATCGGTGCCGACGCACTCGGGGCTGGGGCCGCGGGCTAGCCGCTGGACATGTGCGCCTGTCACCCGGGCTTGCGCCGCTCAATTCGGCTCGGCAACCGGTCCCTTGTGGCACGCGAATGGCACGCGAATGGCACGCGGAATAAAAAATGGTCTAGACAACAAACAAACCCCAGGCCGCCGACCTGGGGTTTTCTATGGAGCGAGTGACGGGAATCGAACCCGCGCTCTAAGCTTGGGAAGCTTATGTTCTACCATTAAACTACACTCGCGTGATCGTTCCCGCGGGGGGACCGGTCGTCGCTCACTCTACCCCATGCTCGGCCCTCGGCGGATTCGCCGAGGGCCTTCGTGCTGTCGGGGACCGGGATCCCCGTCCCGGGTGCGGGAGTTGGGGCGTACGGTGGTGGGCGCTCGCGTCGGCGGAGTGCCGCGTGGGCGGACGTCCTGTTCATCCCCTAATGTGGTGGTTTCTCCGTCCACGCTTGTTGGGGAAGGGACTTGAGCGACTTGATGGACTCGTTGGAGCGCACCGTCGTCCGCTGCGCCGAAGGGCACGTCTTCACCACCGATTCGTTTCCGATGCAGCAGCTCGGCGCCGCGCGGATCGGGCCCGGCCGGCTGATCCGGTGTCCGCGGTGCGCCCGGCTGCGCAATGCCGTGCCGGTACCGGTGCCCGTCGACCCGAGCTAGAGCGGCGGCCGCCTGGCGGTGGAGCGGCGGTGGAGTGCAGGCGCGCGGCGCCCGTCCGATTGGGGCGGGGCCGCGCGCCTTGCGTATCCTCGGGGCGTGCTTCTCTCAGACAAGGACATCCGGGCCGAGATCGACTCCGGGCGGGTACGGATCGATCCCTACGACGAATCCATGGTGCAGCCGTCCAGCATCGACGTGCGCCTCGACCGCTTTTTCCGGGTGTTCGAGAACCACCGCTACCCGCACATCGACCCCGCGGTCGAGCAGGCCGACCTCACCCGGCTCGTGGAGCCCGACGGCGACGAGGCGTTCATCCTGCACCCCGGGGAGTTCGTGCTCGCGTCGACGTACGAGGTCATCTCGCTCCCCGACGACCTCGCCAGCCGCCTGGAGGGCAAGAGTTCGCTCGGCCGGCTCGGCCTCGTCACGCACTCCACCGCCGGCTTCATCGACCCCGGGTTCTCCGGCCACGTCACCCTTGAGCTCTCCAACGTCGCCACGCTGCCCATCAAGCTGTGGCCGGGGATGAAGATCGGGCAGCTGTGCCTGTTCCGGCTGAGCTCCTCCGCCGAGGAGCCGTACGGGTCGGAGCGGTACGGATCGCGGTACCAGGGCCAGCGCGGGCCGACCGCCTCGCGGTCCTTCCTCAATTTCCATCGGACCCAGGTGTGAGCATGAGCGACCAGAACGACCTGCGCGAGAACCTCACCTACGAGAAGTTCGGCGGGGCCATCCGCGAGCTCGCGCAGACCATCGCCGACGACGGTTACGAGCCCGACATCGTGGTCTCCATCGCGCGCGGCGGCGTCTTCGTCGCGGGCGGGCTCGCCTACGCGCTGGACTGCAAGAACATCCACCTGGTGAACGTCGAGTTCTACACCGGCGTGGGCACCACGCTCGAAATGCCGGTCATGCTCGCGCCCGTGCCCAACGTCATCGACTTCTCCGGCAAGAAGGTGCTGATCACGGACGACGTGGCCGACACCGGCAAGACGCTGAAGCTGGTGTACGACTTCTGCCTCGACCACGTCGCCGAGGTCCGCAGCGCCGTCATCTACGAGAAGTCCCACTCCCTCGTGAAGTGCGAGTACGTGTGGAAGCGTACGGACGAGTGGATCAACTTCCCCTGGAGCGTCGAGCCGCCCGTCGTGCGGCGCGAGGGCCAGGTCCTCGACGCCTGAGCCTGCGCTCCGGGGACGGGGCGGGGATACGTGGAAGGGCCCTGGTGCGGTCGGCCGACCGCACCAGGGCCCTTCCTGCTGTGCCTGTGCCTGTGCCTGTGCCTGTGCCTGTGCCTGCGCCTAGATCGTGCCCAGCTTGATCAGCGAGAGCAGCGCCAGCAGCTGGATCGCGGACGCGCCCAGCGCCTTCGGCCAGGGCAGATCGTGGGACTTGCTCACCATCGACGTGAACAGTGCGCCGGCCGCCAGCCACGTCGCCCAGCCCACCACCTGGACCAGGCCGTTGTCGCCGCCCAGGAACAGGGCCAGGAGCAGGCGCGGGGCGTCCGTCAGGGACATGATCAGCATGGAGAGGCCCACCGTCGGCTGCCACGCGCCGTCGCCGCCGAGCTGGCGGGCCATCGTGTGCGTCACCGCCCCGAGGATCATGCCACCGGCCACGAACACGACGCCGGTGATGAGGACCACCGGCACCGCGGTGCCCAGCGTGCTGCTGATGACGTCCTCGCGCGCCTTGTCGAAGCCGAAGATCGCCAGCATCCCGTAGAGGAACGTGATGATCAGCGCGGGACCCCACACCGGGTAGTCCCGCATCTGCCAGAAGGTCGGGCCCGGCCGCATCACGATGCCGGACAGGAGCTCCTTCCAGGGCAGGCGCGGGCCGCTGGGCGGGGCGGTGGCCGCACCGGCGCGGTAGGTCGCGCCGTCGCCGTACGGGTCCTCGCCGATGCTGAACGCCTGGGTGTGGCCCGGGTTGTTGGCGTACGGGTCCTGGGCGGGGGCGTAACCCTGCGGGCCACTCCGACCCTGGCCCTGGCCCTGGTAGTACGGATCGCCGAAGTACTCCGGCTCATCCTGCTGGGGCGGGGGCGCCTGCCGGTACTGCGGCTGCCCGCTCCCGTACTGCGGGGGCTGCCCCTGCCCGTAACCCTGCGGTCGCTGCTGTTGCTGCCCCTGGCCCTGCCCCTGCCCGTACCCGTACTGCGGCTGCTGCTGGGCGCCCGGCCACTGCTGTGCCGGCGCCTGCTGCTGCCCTTGCTGTTGCGGTCGCCGCGGGGGGCGGTTGTTGTCCCGGCCGCCGCGTCCCATCCTGAATCCAGCCACGAATCGAACGTACCTGTTCCGGCGGTACGCCAACCCGGGGCGGCCGGAACCGGGCCCCTTTGCGGCTGACCTGTGACATCCCCTAGGGGCTCCGGGGTGGCCGGGTGTTTTGGTTGAATTCCGCCCGATTTACACGGCTGCGTCCGAAGTCGAAGGTGGCCGTTACATTGCCTACGTACGACCCAAACATCGCACTCGTAACTTTGCCGATGTCGCCGCCGTGAAGCAGGACAGGCCCGACATGACAGACAAGCTTCACGCTTCTACGTTGCGAGGAAGATCACCCATGCGCGCCACCCGCCGTACCGTCCGCACCGCCGCCATCGCCACCGGAGCCGTCGCCGCGCTCGCCCTCCCGGCCGGCGCCGCCTTCGCCGACTCGCCCGCCGCCCCGCCCGCCGCCCCGTCCGACGCGCAGAGTCGGCCGCGGATCCAGCCGCAGACCCAGCCGCAGGGCCCGTCCGACGGCACGAGCAAGGACGAGAGCGCCAAGAAGGACGAGAACACCAAGAAGGACGGGAACGCCCAGAAGGACGACGAGAAGAAGACGGACGACGAGACCCGGAAAGGCGTCCGTTCCTTCGTGAAGTCCGTCGAGCTCGCGGACGGTTCCGTCGCCAAGGTCTACAAGCTCGGCCAGAACCACTACGAGGCCGAGATCTGGGCCAACGGTGCCAAGCTCGACACTCTCGTCGCCGAGGGAGCGTCCGCCACGGGGCAGAACAACGGGTTGTACGTCGTGCTGAACCCGGACGGCAGCGTCACCTCCTGGATCGACGGCGGCAAGAAGAAGGACGAGTCCAACAAGAAGAAGGACGAGTCGAAGAAGAAGGACGGGAAGAAGTCCGACGTCATCTCCTCCGTGAAGATCACGATGCCCGACGGCCGCACGGCCAAGCTCATCAAGACCGGCAACGGCCCCCGCGTCGAGATCTCCATGGCGAACGGCACCTTCCTCGGCGCGCTCGACTTGAAGGACCCGTCCGCGCTCAACGACGGCTGGGCCTACAAGATCGTCGACGCCGGCAGGAGCGTGTACAAGTTCGTCGTCATCGACGGCAGGCACGGGGGCAACAGCTGGGTCTACGACTTCGACGGCAGGCTCATCGAGAAGTACACCGTCGAGAAGGACCACAAGAAGGACGGCCGGAAGCCGCAGCCGCAGCCGCACGACATCGTCGTGGACCGCACGACCGCCGGCGTCGTCCCCAAGGGGGGCGTCAAGGCCGGTGCGGAGGGTGTGGGGGTTCAGGACGGCTCGTCCGACCGGACGCCGATGCTCGCCGCCGGTGGCGGTCTGGCCGCCGCGGGGGCCGCGGGCCTCGGCTTCGCGATGCTGCGCCGCCGCGGCCACCAAGGCTGACCGGCCCCGGGCCCGGCCCGCGCGCCCTCGCCCGCGCGCCCCCGCCCGCGCAACGGAAAGCGGCCGGTTCCGCCCTCGGGCAGAACCGGCCGCTCCCGTGCGTACGGGCCGACAGGTGGGGCTACTTGACCGGCTCGGGCTCCGGCTCGCTCTCCGCCTCGGCGGCGCCCGCCGGGTCGGCCGGGGTCTTCACCGAGTCGAGGAGCAGCTGCGCCACGTCCACGACCTGGAGGTTCTCCTTGGCCTTGCCATCGTTCTTCTTGCCGTTGACGGAGTCCGTCAGCATGACGAGGCAGAACGGGCAGGCGGTGGAGACGATGTCCGGGTTGAGGGACAGGGCCTCGTCCACGCGCTCGTTGTTGATGCGCTTGCCGATCCGCTCCTCCATCCACATCCGCGCACCACCGGCGCCGCAGCAGAAGCCGCGCTCCTTGTGGCGGTGCATCTCCTGCTGGCGCAGGCCCGGGACGGCCGACATGATCTCGCGCGGGGGCGTGTAGACCTTGTTGTGACGGCCCAGGTAGCAGGGGTCGTGGTAGGTGATCAGACCGTCCACCGGGGTGACCGGGACCAGCTTGCCCTCGTCGATGAGGTGCTGGAGCAGCTGCGTGTGGTGGATGACCTCGAACTCGCCGCCCAGCTGCGGGTATTCGTTCGCGATCGTGTTGAAGCAGTGCGGGCAGGTCGCGACGATCTTCTTCGCGGACTTCGGCTTCTTCGTCGACTCGTCTTCTTCGTCCTCGCCGTACGCCATGTTCAGCATCGCGACGTTCTCCTGGCCGAGCTGCTGGAACAGCGGCTCGTTGCCGAGGCGGCGGGCCGAGTCACCGGTGCACTTCTCGTCGCCGCCCATGATCGCGAACTTGACGCCCGCCATGTGCAGCAGCTCGGCGAAGGCCTTGGTGGTCTTCTTCGCCCGGTCCTCCAGGGCGCCCGCGCAGCCGACCCAGTACAGGTAGTCGACCTCGGTGAGGTCCTCGATGTCCTTGCCGACGATCGGGACCTCGAAGTCGACCTCCTTGGTCCACTCGACGCGCTGCTTCTTGGCGAGCCCCCAGGGGTTGCCCTTCTTCTCCAGGTTCTTGAGCATCGTGCCCGCCTCGGACGGGAACGCGGACTCGATCATCACCTGGTAGCGGCGCATGTCGACGATGTGGTCGATGTGCTCGATGTCGACCGGGCACTGCTCGACGCAGGCACCGCAGGTGGTGCAGGACCACAGGACGTCCGGGTCGATGACGCCGTTCTCTTCGAGGGTGCCGATCAGGGGGCGCTCGGCCTCGGCGAGGGCGGCCGCCGGGACGTTCGCCAGCTGCTCCTCGGTCGCCTTCTCGTTCCCCGACCCCGCGCCGCCAGGCGCTGACGGATCCTGCTTGCCGCCGCCTGCGAGCAGGTACGGGGCCTTGGCGTGCGCGTGGTCGCGCAGGGACATGATCAGGAGCTTGGGCGAGAGCGGCTTGCCCGTGTTCCAGGCCGGGCACTGCGACTGGCAGCGGCCGCACTCGGTGCAGGTGGAGAAGTCGAGGATGCCCTTCCAGGAGAAGTGCTCGATCTGCGAGACGCCGTAGACGTCGTCCTCGCCCGGGTCCTCGAAGTCGACGAGCTCGCCGCCCGAGGCCATCGGCTGGAGCGCGCCGAGCGCGACGCCGCCCTCGGACTCGCGCTTGAAGAAGATGTTGGGGAAGGCCAGGAAGCGGTGCCAGGCCACGCCCATGTCGGTCTTGAGCGCGACGGTGATCATCCAGATGAAGGACGTCGCGATCTTCAGGCCGGCGAAGAAGTACGTGAGGTTCTGGAGCGTGGAGAGGTCCATGCCGCGGAACCAGGCGACGACCGGGTACGAGACGAAGAACGAGGCCTCGTAGCCGTCGACGTGGTGCTGGGCGCCTTCGAGGGCGTGCAGCGTGAAGATGCAGATGCCGACGATGAGGATGACGGCCTCGACGAAGTACGCCTGGCCGGTGTTGGAGCCCGCGAACCGGGACTTGCGGCCCGGCCGGCCCGGCCGGTTCAGCTGCCGGATGACGATCAGGGTGAGGATGCCGAGCGTCGTCATCGTCCCGAGGAACTCGACGAACATGTTGTACGGCGGCCAGTCGCCGATGACCGGCAGGATCCAGTCGGCCTTGAAGAGCTGGCCGATGGCGTTGACGATCGTCAGGAGCAGCGAGAAGAAGCCCACGGCCACGAACCAGTGCGCGAAGCCGACGATGCCCCACTTGTTCATGCGCGTATGGCCGAGGAACTCCTTGACCACGGTGATCGTGCGCTGCGTGGGATCGTTCGTGCGGGTGCCGGCCGGGACGTTCTGGCCGAGCCGCACGAAGCGGTAGATCTGCACGACGGCACGGCCGAACAGCGCTACGCCGACCGCGATTAGGACCAGCGACACGATGATCGCGGCGAGTTGCATGAGGGGGCTCCTCGGGCCTGCGAGGTGGGTTTCGGGGGACGGGCTCGTACGGGACTACCGGGACCGCTCAGCACGATGATCACGATTACTAAGCAGTAACTTACCCAGTCCACCTGAGCGTACCCACTTCTGACGCCGCACTGTAGCCGCGCAGGCGGTGATCTGTGTCGCTCAGCGTGCCCTTGGTCGACGCCGTATATCCATCGTGTTATTCACCACATATGGGGACATAACAAACTAACTTGTTGTCGGCCACGACGATCGAACCGAATGGGCGTCCCCATGCCAGCTCCCGCCACGTACCTCGTCACCGGTGGTGCCGGATTCATCGGCTCGCACCTCGCCGATGCGCTGCTCGGCCAGGGCCACACCGTGGTCGTGCTCGACGACCTGTCCACCGGCGCCCGCGCCAACCTGGCCGCCGCCTGGTCCGACCCCCGGCTGCGCTTCGTACGCGGCTCGGTCCTCGACGAGCGTCTCGTCGACGAACTCACCTCCCGCTGCGACGCCGTGGTCCACCTCGCGCCGGTGACGGGCGCCGTCGGCGCGGCGGCGCTGCGGCACGGCCGCGGGCTCCTGATCGCGGCGGCCGACGGCCGGTGCGAGGCCGCCGCGGGCGCGGTCGTCGTACGGCACGGCGACACGGTCGGGCCGCGCCAGTCGCCCGTGCACGCCACCGTCCTGACCCGGCTCGTGCGCCGGGCCGTGGCCGGCGAACCGCTCGCCGTGCACGGCGACGGGACCCGCGCCTGCCGTTTCCTCGACGTGGCCGACGCGGTCGGCGCGCTGCTCGCCCTGCTCGCCCTGCTCGCCCACCCGGGCGCGGCCGGCGCCGAGTTCGACATCGCCGGCACAGAGGAGACGACCGTCATGGCCCTGGCCGAGCGCACCCTGGCCCGCTGTGGCGGCCCGTCCGCCATCAGCCACTTCCCGTACGTCGTCGACCGCGTACCGCACGAGATCCGGCCGCGGGCCGCGGCCCGGCCCCTGGACACCGCGCCGCTGCGCGAGCTGACCGGCTGGCAGCCGGCCCGCGGCCTCGACGACATCCTGGGCGCGGCGATCGCCCGCGCCCGCGGCGAGGCGCCCGTCGTGCTGCCCGGACTCCGAGCGCCCGCCGCGTCGCCGGCCGCGCAGCACCGCGGCTGAGAGGCGGACCGACATGCTGCACGGGCTCGCGGCCGCCACGACGGCCCTCGTACTGACCGCACTGCTCGCGGCCCTGGTCCGCCGCCTGATGCTGAGGTTCGGCCGCAAGGGGCCCGACACCGTGCCCCACCTCGGCGGCATCGCGGTCGCGCTCGGCACGCTCGGGGTGGCCTGCTCGGGGCCGCTGCTCGGCGTCGCCGAACTCGGCGACGGCGTGGCGCCCCTGCTGGCCGCGGCCGGCGCGGTCGCGCTGCTCGGCCTCGTCGGCGACCTGCGTCCGCTCGGGGTGCGGGTCAGGCTCGTGGCGCAGGCGACGGCCGCGACCGCGGTGGTAGCGCTCGCCGGGCTCTCGCCGGGTGCCGGCGCGCTCGCCGTGCTGTGGATCGTCTTCGTCACCAACGCCTTCCAGCTCCTGGACACCT
Encoded here:
- a CDS encoding glycosyltransferase, whose product is MRILLVTWGSTGDVAPYAGLAVQLVAARHEVVVATSERHAPAFRVHGLPVRVLPLAGQEESALAADRFDRWQSPARLRRRTRNGQDIAHVMARGVVDAVREGVDAILAHPLPHPVCAMIAAAADLPCIGVYTVAPGMLLPRLSASPRLAPHGYRIAETLVHAAMSPLYAPALSWIGQEFGVGRGTARTVRAVLRGRRVLYGYSGALLPKGIPLPDGHACVGYWWPARDPRWSPDERLRDFLASGPAPVYFGFGSASPGSAERLSTTIKEAIRMLGVRAVVQIGAQGLNVVGDDVLTINECPHDWLFPRMSALVHHAGPGTAGAGLRAGVPAVPAPHAIDQHFWARRLTALGLAPTTLPARRITAPELAGALRTTLDDGQYRARSAGLARILRGEDGAARVVSALAAL
- a CDS encoding alpha/beta fold hydrolase, translating into MDAIVIKSGRVPFADAVEETRSLVWRGGRYTCRILIPDGGSMSEPLFILGGSIHALHSWPRLEQRLADRQMIVFLEPPGVGDSEAVPGGLTWEHLTGAAINTLDALGISRCNLLGTSAGAPTAYRMAQRAPERVARLLLLGASPRLCPEANETLLSVERLAGQLSNAPAGGKGSRQAKEQARALVNIFLASSTAATPVTRQVVARALARRVVALPGHVLGNFINYNRTLLIGRDLLPAQEIRGVRTLVLTGQKDRVTPPSDGRKVAALIDGSVFMYVRAAGHMVHNEREAEFADVVTRFLTDDSLNGLAYCGPPESLAVPRPEEAPAVLDATRSYTNSLRAATEGTDDSSSSSMTTP
- a CDS encoding NUDIX hydrolase, yielding MIERVRAVLVTADDTMLVIRRTRPGIPVYWVLPGGGVEESDDSREAALHREIHEEIAGKADIVRLLHTMESDEERRLFYLARIATWSFEDRTGPEFSAEGRGEYALEEIPLTAEGLDSIDLKPEQIVHVLRGAIGADALGAGAAG
- the dcd gene encoding dCTP deaminase, coding for MLLSDKDIRAEIDSGRVRIDPYDESMVQPSSIDVRLDRFFRVFENHRYPHIDPAVEQADLTRLVEPDGDEAFILHPGEFVLASTYEVISLPDDLASRLEGKSSLGRLGLVTHSTAGFIDPGFSGHVTLELSNVATLPIKLWPGMKIGQLCLFRLSSSAEEPYGSERYGSRYQGQRGPTASRSFLNFHRTQV
- a CDS encoding Yip1 family protein gives rise to the protein MAGFRMGRGGRDNNRPPRRPQQQGQQQAPAQQWPGAQQQPQYGYGQGQGQGQQQQRPQGYGQGQPPQYGSGQPQYRQAPPPQQDEPEYFGDPYYQGQGQGRSGPQGYAPAQDPYANNPGHTQAFSIGEDPYGDGATYRAGAATAPPSGPRLPWKELLSGIVMRPGPTFWQMRDYPVWGPALIITFLYGMLAIFGFDKAREDVISSTLGTAVPVVLITGVVFVAGGMILGAVTHTMARQLGGDGAWQPTVGLSMLIMSLTDAPRLLLALFLGGDNGLVQVVGWATWLAAGALFTSMVSKSHDLPWPKALGASAIQLLALLSLIKLGTI
- a CDS encoding phosphoribosyltransferase, which translates into the protein MSDQNDLRENLTYEKFGGAIRELAQTIADDGYEPDIVVSIARGGVFVAGGLAYALDCKNIHLVNVEFYTGVGTTLEMPVMLAPVPNVIDFSGKKVLITDDVADTGKTLKLVYDFCLDHVAEVRSAVIYEKSHSLVKCEYVWKRTDEWINFPWSVEPPVVRREGQVLDA
- a CDS encoding SDR family NAD(P)-dependent oxidoreductase, which gives rise to MTAKMCRHRASPGMIERRWGRIVNIGSVNARAGRTDLVAYSTATAGLLGRARSLARDSARTASASTPSCPAPSRW
- a CDS encoding alpha/beta fold hydrolase: MSHTIQAADHELEFRGFRYVARTATAGTSATEPVVVLGGSSQDRHSWLRYERVLLSHSSMLTLELPGYGQADPLPVEHGMGFLADAVRHAADTLSLGPVNVFGACFGASIALRLAQQHPDRVARLMLGGTAVETSPEYIASAHRWRRMVDDGLIDDLARDMVQQFMSPPDHGFVRRRAAVARLMQQRFAHLTERELAMDITHHERLLSHPWSVPEPTVTTPALVFTGEHDTITPPPVGRRVAEGLGARFATIKDSDHLVQIERDTDLADLMARFFTDQPLDDLPYLNPVECFATATAVA